Proteins encoded in a region of the Podospora pseudopauciseta strain CBS 411.78 chromosome 6, whole genome shotgun sequence genome:
- a CDS encoding hypothetical protein (COG:S; EggNog:ENOG503NX7Q) has protein sequence MMGVERILGRYLVNRFTSSPSKRAFFTCNPARPRLVGFYSASATRRAAIVPVSTAVAAAATMATAAGAVVYESSVTKPVRAGNLPDDAASNPHHVKDAGGRHVKFRNPYPSAGDPKPTMFQTLRAILTAKLQGNLPTPDTSAASIPSCPPSFSPTRENTSLRATWLGHACYYVEFPSGLRVLFDPVFEDRCAPVQWFGPKRYTPPPCKLGDLPIVDAVVISHSHYDHLSYSSIKDIQTHHPNAWFFVGLGLEKWFKASGVEKVVEMDWWEGVKMSLTPEGGKGQGGMEAEITCLPCQHSSGRNGLDHDKTLWASWGVKSGGKSVWFGGDTGYRRVPQLPVTQWKDPAADYGPEYESLPKCPQFKQIGERMGPFDLGLIPIGAYHPRWLFSWMHANPYDAVEIFKDTKCKKAMGIHWGTWVLTSEEVDEPPRLLKDALKRSGIQEEGVFGVCKIGETKEF, from the exons ATGATGGGTGTGGAACGGATTCTGGGTCGATATCTTGTCAATCGGTTTACATCCTCGCCGTCGAAGAGAGCATTTTTCACGTGTAACCCTGCCCGGCcgaggttggttgggttttATTCGGCCTCTGCCACGAGAAGAGCAGCTATTGTTCCTGTCTCAACTGctgttgccgctgctgccacgATGGCTACCGCTGCGGGTGCGGTCGTGTACGAGAGTTCGGTGACGAAACCAGTCAGGGCAGGCAACCTCCCCGACGACGCAGCTTCAAATCCTCATCATGTTAAAGATGCGGGCGGGAGACATGTCAAGTTTCGGAATCCGTACCCCTCGGCGGGGGATCCAAAGCCGACGATGTTCCAGACCTTACGGGCAATCTTGAC CGCCAAACTCCAAGGAAACCTCCCCACACCCGACACCTCAGCAGCCAGCATCCCTTCCTGCCCCCCATCATTCTCCCCCACAAGGGAAAACACCTCCCTCCGAGCAACCTGGCTCGGTCACGCATGCTACTACGTTGAGTTCCCCTCCGGTCTGAGGGTTCTCTTCGACCCTGTCTTTGAAGACCGCTGTGCTCCCGTGCAGTGGTTCGGGCCGAAGCGTTACACACCTCCACCGTGTAAACTAGGGGATCTACCCATTGTCGACGCGGTGGTGATCTCGCACAGTCATTATGACCATTTGAGTTATTCTTCTATCAAAGACATCCAaacccaccatcccaacgCCTGGTTTTTCgtcgggttggggttggagaagtgGTTCAAGGCCAGTGGGGTGGaaaaggtggtggagatggattggtgggaaggggtgaaGATGAGTTTGACtccggagggggggaagggacagggggggatggaggcgGAGATTACCTGTCTGCCGTGTCAGCATTCGAGCGGGAGGAATGGGCTTGATCATGACAAGACTCTCTGGGCGAGCTGGGGGGTTAAATCCGGGGGGAAGAgtgtttggtttgggggtgatACAGGATATAGGAGGGTGCCGCAATTGCCGGTTACTCAATGGAAGGATCCGGCGGCGGATTACGGGCCAGAGTATGAGAGTTTGCCGAAGTGCCCGCAGTTTAAGCAGATcggggagaggatgggccCGTTTGATCTGGGATTGATACCCATTGGCGCGTATCATCCGAGGTGGTTGTTTAGTTGGATGCATGCGAATCCGTACGATGCGGTGGAGATCTTCAAGGACACGAAGTGCAAGAAGGCGATGGGGATACATTGGGGCACGTGGGTGCTGACGagcgaggaggtggacgagcCGCCGAGATTGCTGAAGGATGCGTTGAAGAGGAGTGGGATACAGGAAGAGGGTGTGTTTGGGGTGTGCAAGATAGGAGAGACAAAGGAGTTTTAG